Part of the Synechococcus sp. HK01-R genome is shown below.
TCTCGCCAGGGAAGCAGCCAGTGCAGCCCGTGATGGCGCTGCGTTTGCCGTCATCACCGGAGGAGAACCTCTCCATCACAATCTCGATGCCTTGACGGCAGCCATCCGGAGCGCCTGCACCCTGCCAGTTCACCTGGAAACCAGCGGCGTGGATCCTCTAAGTGGCTCCCCCGACTGGATCACCCTCTCACCCAAGCGTCACCGTCCACCACGACCGGAGCTGCTGAGCCACTGCCATGAACTGAAGGTGATCGTGCACGAACCGGCAGATCTGCTGTTTGCCGAGGTGGTGTCAGCCCAAGCACCCCAGGCCCACTGGCTGATTCAG
Proteins encoded:
- a CDS encoding 7-carboxy-7-deazaguanine synthase QueE: MSQQLSVVETFHSLQGEGLHAGRSAFFIRLGGCTVGCAWCDTKHSWPADSHPSRSVESLAREAASAARDGAAFAVITGGEPLHHNLDALTAAIRSACTLPVHLETSGVDPLSGSPDWITLSPKRHRPPRPELLSHCHELKVIVHEPADLLFAEVVSAQAPQAHWLIQPGWESSEGQQLAVDQARSHSRWRLSLQSHKWLGVR